A window of Nonomuraea angiospora genomic DNA:
CGCTGGAAGGACCTCTGGCTCAACGAGGGCTTCGCCACCTACGCGGAGTGGCTGTGGCAGGAGCACAAGGGCACGAAGACCGCCGAGGCCATCTTCAAGGAGCTCCACGCCCGCCCGGCCGACGACCCGATGTGGGCCTACCCGCCGGGGCGGGCCAAGCCCTCCGACCTGTTCAACGCGTCGGTCTACACGCGCGGCGCCATGACGCTGCAGGCCCTGCGCGACGCGATCGGCGACGACACCTTCTTCAGGCTGCTCAGGACGTGGACCGCCGACCACCGCTACGGTCACGTCACGACGGAGCAGTTCATCGCCCTCGCCGAGCAACTGTCGGGCAAAAACCTCCGCCCGCTCTTCGACGCCTGGCTCTTCCAGCCCCGCCGCCCCAGCTGACCTGGGGCGAAACGCTTCCCGTCGCTCGATCCAAGTATGGAGGTAAGGCGAACGACGAAGGGAGCGAGGCCAGTGCGCCTCAACGAAGACCCCGCGGCCTTTGAGGCCTTCTATCGCCGCCACGTCGATGCCGTCATGCGTTTCGTGGTCCGGCGGGTGAGCGACCCTCACCTCGCCGCCGACCTGACGGCGGACATCTTCCTGGCGGTCCTTGACTCGGCGCACACCTACGTGCCCGGCCGGGGCACCGAGATCGCCTGGCTGTACGGCGTCGCGCGCAACATCGTGTCGGCCCGGCACCGGCAGGCCGCCCGGGAGGCGCGGGCGAATGGCCGCGTCGCCGGCCGCCGGCTGATGGACGACGACGACCTCGTGCGGATGGAGGAGCGGATCGACGCCGAGCGCCGGCTGCGCGGCTCCCTGGAGGCCATGCGCGGCCTGCCGGAGGGCGAGCGCGCGGTGCTGGAGCTCGTCGCGATCGACCAGCTCACCGTCGCCGAGGTCGCCGAGGTCCTGGGGATCAGGCAGGTGACCGTACGAGTCAGATTGCACCGGGCAAGACGGGCCCTTGAACGCGTCGCTTCGCCGTCGGCACCCGTGTACGTGGAGGGACAGGCATGAGCAATTTCGAGGAGCGCCTTCTCAGTGCACTCAAGGAAGAGATCACGACGAGAACGGCGGAGGACGACGTGACGACGACCGTGACACCGGTCAGGCGTGGCTCCCGGCGGCGCTACGTGGGGCTGTCCGCCGCGCTGGCGGGGGTCGCGGCGGCCGCCACCGCGACGGCGGTGGTGCTGTCCGGGCTCGGCGGCAGCCCGGCGTACGCGGTGACCACGGGGGCGGACGGGGTGATCACCGTGCGGATCAACAAGTTCGACGACCCGGAGGGGCTGCGGGCCGACCTGGCCGAGGCCGGGGTCACGGCGGTCGTCGACTACCTGCCCGAGGGGCAGACCTGCAAGGAGCCGCGTGGCGCGAACGGGAACGGCCCTGGTGAGTTCTCGGTGAGCTTCGGCCGGTCGAGCGGCGTGACCTCGTTCATGATCGAGAAGGGGGAGGTGCCGGAGGGCTCGACGCTGGTGATGGCGGTCTCGAAGAGCAAGGCCGGCGACGACCAGCCGCCGTTCGGGATGTCGCTCACCATCGTGAAGGGGCCGGTCGCGCCCTGCGAGCCGACCGCGATGCCCGGTCCCGGCACCCAGGACGGCGGGGGCGGCCTGCACACCAGCACCGGGGACGAGGGCCAGGGCCCCAGCAACGACTCGGCGACCGAATAACCCACCCGTCCGGGCCTGCCCGGGCGCCTGAGGCCCGGTTTGAGGCCCGGTTTGAGGCCCGGTGGCCCTCCCGAGCAGATGGGGTCGCCGGGCCTTCAGGCT
This region includes:
- a CDS encoding RNA polymerase sigma factor, whose translation is MRLNEDPAAFEAFYRRHVDAVMRFVVRRVSDPHLAADLTADIFLAVLDSAHTYVPGRGTEIAWLYGVARNIVSARHRQAAREARANGRVAGRRLMDDDDLVRMEERIDAERRLRGSLEAMRGLPEGERAVLELVAIDQLTVAEVAEVLGIRQVTVRVRLHRARRALERVASPSAPVYVEGQA